A single region of the Sphingobium sp. TKS genome encodes:
- a CDS encoding alpha/beta fold hydrolase: MSSYSDGYWWSPDGLRLHYRDYAGGEDGRPPLLCLPGLTRNARDFEPLAARLAGQWRLICPDMRGRAESAQAKDPMTYVPLTYLQDISRLLADLAITRCVAVGTSLGGIITMLIAATHGEWLAGALLNDVGPTLEEPGLARIRTYVGIGQSHPSWVHAARALEEANRDVYPGYGLDQWLAMAKRLYRLNSAGRVVLDYDMRIAEPLRVAGSEAGVDMWPVMQSFRGIPTLILRGERSDLLSAATTARMVEEIGPDAEYATISNVGHAPVLDEPESAAAIDRLLARVLNG; the protein is encoded by the coding sequence TTGAGCAGCTATAGCGACGGATATTGGTGGTCCCCCGATGGGCTGAGGCTCCATTATCGCGATTATGCAGGGGGGGAGGATGGCCGTCCGCCCTTGCTCTGCCTGCCGGGCCTGACACGCAACGCCCGCGATTTCGAGCCGCTCGCCGCCCGTCTGGCCGGGCAATGGCGTCTGATCTGCCCGGACATGCGCGGCCGCGCCGAAAGCGCGCAGGCGAAGGATCCGATGACCTATGTCCCGCTTACTTATTTGCAGGACATCAGCCGCCTGTTGGCCGACCTGGCCATCACCCGTTGCGTCGCCGTCGGCACGTCGCTGGGCGGCATCATCACCATGCTGATCGCCGCGACCCATGGTGAATGGCTGGCGGGTGCGCTGCTCAATGACGTGGGGCCCACGCTGGAGGAGCCAGGCCTCGCCCGCATCCGTACCTATGTCGGCATCGGCCAATCGCATCCAAGCTGGGTCCATGCGGCGCGCGCGCTGGAAGAAGCCAATCGCGACGTCTATCCCGGCTATGGCCTCGACCAATGGCTGGCTATGGCCAAGCGCCTTTATCGCCTCAACAGCGCGGGGCGCGTCGTCCTGGACTATGACATGCGCATAGCCGAGCCGCTGCGCGTTGCGGGCAGTGAGGCAGGCGTCGACATGTGGCCGGTCATGCAGAGCTTTCGCGGAATTCCGACGCTGATCCTGCGCGGTGAGCGTTCCGACCTGTTGTCCGCCGCCACGACCGCCCGCATGGTGGAGGAAATCGGCCCGGATGCCGAGTACGCCACCATCTCCAATGTCGGCCATGCCCCTGTTCTCGACGAACCGGAATCCGCCGCCGCCATCGACCGGCTGCTTGCGCGGGTTCTGAATGGCTGA
- the astD gene encoding succinylglutamate-semialdehyde dehydrogenase, with product MSAALTSIEPATGALLWQGTASEVEAEVARARAAWPKWAAQPIAYRIETLRRFVNVVRANEEALADLIARETGKPLWDARTEVTAVMNKVDISVAAFSERTGQRRLEAAMGARQSVRHKPHGVMAVLGPYNFPAHLPNGHIVPALLAGNAVVFKPSEKTPAVGEMLVRFYHEAGVPEDAVRLVLGGPDEGKALAAHPDVGGVLFTGSAQTGIAINRQFAANPGKILALEMGGNNPILAWDTADMASAATLIVQSAFLSSGQRCTAASRLIVKEDLADTLIAEVKKLADRLIVEHPHADPAPYMGPVIDNQAADHLTESFLYLMSNGGKPIKHMVRTTKGLPFVTPAIIDVTAMTERPDTELFGPLLQVIRVPDFESAIREANNTRFGLSAALIGGTPEQYNQFWANIRAGIVNWNRPTNGASSSAPFGGVGISGNHRPSAYYAADYCAYPVASVEIEQPRASIGVGLKDIDTATMGE from the coding sequence ATGTCCGCCGCGCTGACTTCGATAGAACCCGCCACTGGCGCTCTCTTGTGGCAGGGGACTGCCAGCGAGGTGGAGGCGGAAGTCGCCCGCGCCCGTGCCGCCTGGCCCAAATGGGCCGCGCAGCCCATCGCCTATCGCATCGAGACGCTGCGCCGCTTCGTCAATGTCGTACGCGCCAATGAGGAAGCGCTGGCCGACCTGATCGCGCGCGAAACCGGCAAGCCGCTGTGGGATGCGCGCACCGAAGTGACGGCGGTGATGAACAAGGTCGACATTTCCGTCGCGGCTTTTTCCGAACGCACCGGACAGCGGCGGCTGGAGGCAGCCATGGGCGCGCGCCAGTCCGTACGGCACAAGCCCCATGGCGTGATGGCCGTGCTGGGGCCGTACAACTTCCCCGCGCATCTGCCCAATGGCCATATCGTGCCTGCCCTGCTGGCGGGCAATGCAGTGGTCTTCAAGCCTTCGGAAAAGACGCCTGCCGTGGGCGAGATGCTGGTGCGCTTCTATCATGAAGCGGGCGTGCCGGAGGATGCCGTGCGGCTGGTGCTGGGCGGACCGGACGAGGGCAAGGCGCTGGCCGCGCATCCCGATGTGGGCGGCGTGCTCTTCACCGGATCGGCGCAGACGGGGATCGCCATCAACCGGCAATTCGCGGCCAATCCGGGCAAGATATTGGCCCTCGAAATGGGGGGGAACAACCCGATCCTGGCCTGGGACACGGCGGATATGGCCAGCGCGGCAACGCTGATCGTGCAATCCGCCTTCCTGTCGAGCGGGCAACGCTGCACGGCGGCGAGCCGGCTGATCGTCAAGGAGGATCTGGCCGACACGCTGATCGCGGAGGTCAAGAAGCTGGCCGACCGGCTGATCGTCGAGCATCCCCATGCCGACCCCGCGCCCTATATGGGGCCGGTGATCGACAATCAGGCGGCGGACCATCTGACGGAGAGCTTCCTCTACCTGATGAGCAATGGCGGCAAGCCCATCAAGCATATGGTTCGCACGACCAAGGGTCTGCCCTTCGTGACCCCGGCGATCATCGATGTGACCGCCATGACGGAACGACCGGATACGGAGCTGTTCGGGCCTTTGCTTCAGGTCATCCGGGTGCCCGACTTCGAATCTGCGATAAGGGAGGCGAACAATACCCGCTTTGGGCTGTCGGCGGCGCTAATCGGCGGCACGCCGGAGCAATATAACCAGTTCTGGGCGAATATCCGGGCGGGGATCGTCAATTGGAACCGGCCGACCAACGGCGCCTCTTCCTCAGCCCCCTTCGGCGGCGTCGGGATTTCGGGAAACCATCGGCCGAGCGCTTATTATGCGGCGGACTATTGCGCCTATCCGGTGGCTTCGGTGGAAATAGAACAGCCTCGCGCGTCCATTGGCGTGGGGCTGAAGGATATCGATACCGCCACGATGGGGGAGTGA
- a CDS encoding nitrite/sulfite reductase → MYRYDSYDQSIVDARVEEFRDQVQRRLAGHLTEDQFKPLRLMNGLYLQLHAYMLRVAIPYGTLSGKQMRKLGEIAAKYDKGYGHFTTRQNLQYNWIKLADAPDILAELATVEMHAIQTSGNCIRNISSDQYAGVSADEVTDPRPWAELLRQWSTFHPEFTYLPRKFKICVIANEEDRAAMRLHDIGLKLVLRDGQIGAEVYAGGGMGRTPMVAPQIKDFVPEDEIVSYLEACLRVYNRYGRRDNKYKARIKILVHELGVEEYKRQVEEEYAHMRELGLNPPTEELDRIRPFFANPAYEQGLSDEIDRTDPAFALWVDRQVAAHKQPGYAIVNISLKPKGGIPGDASAEQIELAADLAETYSFDELRVTHAQNLVLPHVRQADLYAIWQKLDEAGLAEANLDLITDIIACPGLDYCSLANARSIPLAQKLSERFGSVERQKDLGELKVKISGCINACGHHHAGHIGVLGVDRKGVENFQLSLGGSGAEDASVGQITGPGFSEDGVVDAIEKVTDLYLSQREEGERFLDTYRRLGMKPFKEAIYG, encoded by the coding sequence ATGTATCGTTACGACAGCTACGACCAGTCCATCGTCGACGCCCGCGTCGAGGAGTTTCGCGATCAGGTGCAGCGCCGCCTGGCCGGGCATCTGACCGAGGATCAGTTCAAGCCGCTGCGGCTGATGAACGGACTCTACCTCCAGTTGCACGCCTATATGCTGCGCGTGGCGATCCCCTATGGCACCCTCTCCGGCAAGCAGATGCGCAAGCTGGGCGAGATCGCGGCGAAGTATGACAAGGGCTATGGCCATTTCACCACGCGCCAGAATCTGCAATATAACTGGATCAAGCTGGCCGATGCGCCGGACATCCTGGCCGAACTGGCGACGGTCGAGATGCATGCCATCCAGACCAGCGGCAACTGCATCCGCAATATCTCGTCCGACCAATATGCGGGCGTTTCGGCGGATGAAGTGACCGATCCGCGCCCGTGGGCGGAACTGCTGCGCCAGTGGTCGACCTTCCACCCTGAATTCACCTATCTGCCGCGCAAGTTCAAGATTTGCGTGATCGCCAATGAGGAAGACCGGGCGGCGATGCGGCTGCATGATATCGGCCTCAAGCTGGTGCTGCGCGATGGCCAGATCGGCGCGGAAGTCTATGCCGGCGGCGGCATGGGCCGTACGCCGATGGTCGCGCCGCAGATCAAGGACTTCGTGCCCGAAGATGAGATCGTCTCTTATCTGGAGGCCTGCCTGCGCGTCTATAACCGCTACGGTCGCCGCGACAACAAGTACAAGGCGCGGATCAAGATCCTGGTCCATGAACTGGGCGTCGAGGAATATAAGCGGCAGGTCGAGGAAGAATATGCGCATATGCGCGAACTCGGCCTCAACCCGCCTACCGAGGAACTGGACCGCATCCGGCCCTTCTTTGCCAATCCGGCCTATGAGCAGGGGTTGAGCGACGAGATTGACCGGACCGATCCGGCCTTCGCCCTATGGGTCGACCGGCAGGTCGCCGCGCACAAGCAGCCGGGCTATGCCATCGTCAATATCAGCCTCAAGCCCAAGGGCGGGATTCCGGGCGACGCGTCGGCAGAGCAGATCGAACTGGCTGCCGATCTGGCCGAAACCTATTCTTTCGACGAACTGCGCGTGACCCATGCGCAGAACCTCGTCCTGCCGCATGTCAGGCAGGCCGATCTCTACGCCATCTGGCAGAAGCTGGACGAAGCCGGGCTGGCCGAGGCCAATCTGGACCTGATCACGGACATCATCGCCTGCCCTGGCCTGGACTATTGCAGCCTCGCCAACGCACGCTCGATCCCGCTGGCGCAGAAGCTGTCGGAGCGCTTCGGTTCTGTGGAGCGCCAGAAGGATCTGGGCGAGCTGAAGGTCAAGATTTCCGGCTGCATCAATGCCTGCGGCCACCATCATGCCGGTCATATCGGCGTGCTGGGCGTGGACCGGAAAGGCGTGGAGAATTTCCAGCTCTCGCTCGGCGGATCGGGCGCGGAGGATGCCAGCGTCGGCCAGATCACTGGCCCCGGCTTCTCGGAGGACGGCGTGGTCGATGCCATCGAGAAGGTCACTGACCTGTATCTTTCGCAGCGGGAGGAAGGCGAACGCTTCCTCGACACCTATCGCCGTCTTGGCATGAAGCCCTTCAAGGAGGCGATCTATGGTTGA
- a CDS encoding protein adenylyltransferase SelO, translated as MRSTLQPAKFSPANEIAALQPDFADPVTAADFPQTILRFRNDRWAPTVGLGDLSDEQWVAHFGRFQPLEGSLPGPLALRYHGHQFRVYNPDIGDGRGFLFAQLRDGAGRLLDLGTKGSGQTPYSRFGDGRLTLKGGVREILATEMLEALGVNTSKTFSIIETGEALERNDEPSPTRGAVMVRLSHSHVRIGSFQRAAYFDDKALLERLTDYALTKLYGEVPGDNPPAQLLGRVVERAADLAASYMVAGFVHGVLNSDNINVTGESFDYGPWRFTPLWEPGFTAAYFDHAGLYAFGRQAEAIHWDVAQLAVSLRPLVEAEPLIAQLERFPALYGEAMVRRFCWRLGVVQSGDASAMIEAAVRGMVGTQRPIDRFFQDWRGGDSRQGAPYTGEEWAGFREAIAGFEASGPKDHLYWSAPSPCSMHIDEVEAIWGAIDKDDDWGPLHAKVASIRDMGDALGDAPPLP; from the coding sequence ATGCGCTCTACCCTGCAACCCGCCAAATTCAGCCCCGCGAATGAAATCGCCGCGCTGCAACCCGATTTTGCCGATCCAGTCACGGCGGCGGACTTCCCGCAGACGATCCTGCGGTTCCGCAATGACCGCTGGGCGCCGACGGTGGGACTTGGCGATCTGAGCGATGAGCAATGGGTGGCGCATTTCGGGCGGTTTCAGCCGCTGGAGGGATCGCTGCCGGGGCCGCTGGCGCTGCGTTATCACGGGCACCAGTTCCGGGTGTATAATCCGGATATTGGCGACGGACGCGGCTTCCTGTTCGCGCAGTTGCGGGACGGCGCCGGACGGTTGCTCGACCTTGGCACCAAGGGGTCGGGCCAGACGCCTTACAGCCGGTTCGGGGACGGACGACTGACACTGAAAGGCGGGGTGCGGGAGATATTGGCGACCGAGATGCTGGAGGCGCTGGGCGTCAACACGTCCAAGACCTTCTCCATCATCGAAACGGGCGAGGCTCTGGAGCGCAATGACGAGCCATCCCCTACCCGTGGCGCCGTGATGGTGCGCCTCAGCCATTCGCATGTCCGCATCGGGTCATTCCAGCGGGCGGCCTATTTCGATGACAAGGCCTTGCTGGAGCGGCTGACCGATTATGCGCTGACGAAGCTTTATGGCGAGGTGCCGGGGGATAACCCGCCCGCGCAATTGCTGGGCCGCGTGGTCGAGCGCGCCGCCGATCTGGCGGCGAGCTATATGGTCGCGGGCTTCGTCCATGGCGTGCTCAACAGCGACAATATCAATGTGACGGGCGAAAGCTTCGATTACGGCCCCTGGCGCTTCACGCCGCTGTGGGAGCCGGGCTTCACCGCCGCCTATTTCGATCATGCGGGTCTATATGCCTTTGGGCGGCAGGCGGAGGCGATCCACTGGGACGTGGCGCAACTCGCCGTATCGCTGCGGCCCTTGGTGGAGGCGGAACCGCTGATCGCGCAGTTGGAGCGCTTTCCAGCGCTGTATGGCGAGGCGATGGTCCGGCGCTTCTGCTGGCGTTTGGGCGTCGTGCAGAGCGGCGATGCGTCGGCCATGATCGAGGCAGCGGTGCGGGGGATGGTCGGCACACAAAGGCCGATCGATCGCTTCTTTCAGGACTGGCGCGGTGGCGATTCTCGTCAGGGCGCTCCCTATACGGGCGAGGAATGGGCCGGGTTCCGCGAAGCCATTGCCGGATTTGAGGCCAGCGGGCCGAAGGATCACCTCTATTGGAGCGCGCCTTCGCCTTGCTCCATGCACATCGATGAGGTCGAGGCGATCTGGGGCGCTATCGATAAGGACGATGACTGGGGACCGCTCCATGCCAAGGTCGCGTCGATCCGGGACATGGGCGATGCGTTGGGAGACGCGCCACCTCTTCCCTAA
- a CDS encoding NAD(P)H-dependent flavin oxidoreductase, translating to MFKGLKPIIYGGREVWPLVEGGKGVAVSNHASSGAWAAAGGIGTVSAVNADSYDSFGNVIPQIYHGRTRRDRHEELIAYAVDGAVEQVKRAFEIAGGKGAININVLWEMGGAQRVLHGVLEKTRGMVAGVTCGAGMPYKLSEIAASYGVNYLPIVSSGRAFRALWKRAYSKASEWLAAVVYEDPWLAGGHNGLSNAEDPKVPQDPYPRVRDLRATMREGGISDDVPIVMAGGVWHLKDWNDWIDNPELGAIAFQFGTRPLLTQESPIPEEWKQRLTQLEPGDVLLHRFSPTGFYSSAVRNPFLRQLEARSERQIPFSTEQAGDHTHQLDAGVKGKNFWVTRGDLLRAREWVGQGFTSALKTPDNTLVFVTEEEKAEIRKDQTDCMGCLSQCAFSSWMDSETNSTGRLADPRSFCIQKSLQEAVHGGDLDKNLLFAGHGAYKFKQDPFYSNGFVPTVKQLVDRILTGD from the coding sequence TTGTTCAAGGGGTTGAAGCCCATCATTTACGGCGGCCGTGAAGTCTGGCCGCTGGTAGAGGGCGGCAAGGGCGTAGCTGTTTCCAACCATGCCAGCTCCGGCGCCTGGGCGGCGGCCGGCGGCATCGGCACGGTGTCGGCGGTCAACGCGGACAGCTATGACAGCTTCGGCAACGTCATCCCCCAAATCTATCATGGCCGCACCCGCCGCGACCGGCATGAGGAGCTGATCGCCTATGCCGTTGACGGCGCGGTCGAGCAGGTGAAGCGCGCTTTCGAAATCGCGGGCGGCAAGGGCGCGATCAATATCAACGTGCTGTGGGAAATGGGCGGCGCGCAGCGTGTTCTCCACGGCGTATTGGAAAAGACCAGGGGCATGGTCGCGGGCGTCACCTGCGGCGCGGGCATGCCGTACAAGCTGTCGGAGATCGCCGCCTCCTATGGCGTCAATTATCTCCCCATCGTCAGCTCCGGCCGCGCCTTCCGCGCACTGTGGAAGCGCGCCTATTCCAAGGCGTCGGAATGGCTGGCGGCGGTAGTCTATGAAGACCCGTGGCTGGCGGGCGGCCATAATGGCCTCTCCAACGCCGAAGATCCCAAGGTGCCGCAGGACCCTTATCCTCGCGTCCGGGATTTGCGCGCCACCATGCGCGAAGGCGGCATTTCGGATGACGTGCCGATCGTCATGGCAGGCGGCGTCTGGCATTTGAAGGACTGGAACGACTGGATCGACAATCCGGAACTGGGCGCCATCGCCTTCCAGTTCGGCACCCGTCCGCTGCTGACGCAGGAAAGCCCGATCCCTGAGGAATGGAAACAGCGCCTGACCCAGCTTGAACCGGGCGACGTGCTGCTGCATCGCTTCTCACCCACCGGTTTCTATAGCTCGGCGGTCCGCAATCCTTTTCTGCGCCAGCTCGAAGCCCGCTCCGAACGGCAGATTCCGTTCAGCACGGAACAGGCGGGCGACCATACGCACCAGCTTGACGCGGGCGTGAAGGGCAAGAATTTCTGGGTGACGCGGGGCGACCTGCTGCGCGCCCGCGAATGGGTGGGACAGGGCTTCACCTCGGCGCTCAAGACGCCGGACAACACGCTGGTTTTCGTGACCGAAGAGGAAAAGGCCGAAATCCGCAAAGATCAGACCGACTGCATGGGCTGCCTCAGCCAGTGCGCTTTTTCGAGCTGGATGGACAGCGAAACCAACTCGACCGGCCGCCTGGCCGATCCGCGCAGCTTCTGCATCCAGAAATCGCTGCAGGAGGCCGTCCATGGCGGCGACCTCGACAAGAATCTGCTCTTCGCGGGCCATGGCGCCTATAAGTTCAAGCAGGACCCCTTCTATTCCAACGGGTTCGTGCCGACCGTGAAGCAACTCGTCGATCGCATCCTGACCGGCGACTGA
- a CDS encoding glutaminyl-peptide cyclotransferase — MLIAPAQAETRWKLVRSYPHDPAAFTEGLFYHDGALYESTGLEGESEIRKVDLKNGKLLDRRTIPRPYFGEGIVNWKDRLISLTWRHRQGFVWKLNDFSPVSQFRYEGEGWGLTQDGRSLIMSDGTAQLRFLNPDKLTVERRITVTWNGRPVDRLNELEYVKGEIWANIWYDTHIARIDPRTGAVIDWLDIAPLLKASGAKDSEAVANGIAYDAKADRLFVTGKNWAKLFEIKVVK; from the coding sequence TTGCTGATCGCTCCGGCGCAGGCGGAGACGCGGTGGAAACTCGTCCGAAGCTATCCGCATGATCCGGCTGCATTTACCGAGGGGCTCTTCTACCATGACGGCGCGCTGTACGAGAGCACCGGGCTGGAGGGCGAATCCGAGATCCGCAAGGTCGATCTCAAGAACGGCAAGCTACTGGACCGCCGAACCATCCCCCGCCCCTATTTTGGCGAGGGGATCGTCAACTGGAAGGATCGGCTGATCAGCCTGACCTGGCGGCATAGGCAAGGTTTCGTCTGGAAGCTGAATGATTTTTCGCCGGTTTCCCAGTTTCGCTATGAAGGCGAAGGCTGGGGGCTGACGCAGGATGGGCGCAGCCTCATCATGAGCGACGGAACCGCGCAGTTGCGGTTCCTGAACCCCGATAAGCTGACTGTGGAGCGGCGGATCACGGTGACGTGGAACGGTCGCCCGGTCGATCGGCTCAACGAACTGGAATATGTGAAAGGCGAGATCTGGGCCAATATCTGGTACGACACCCATATTGCGCGGATCGATCCACGCACAGGAGCTGTCATCGACTGGCTGGACATCGCGCCGCTTCTGAAAGCCAGCGGCGCGAAAGACAGCGAGGCAGTGGCGAACGGCATCGCCTATGACGCAAAAGCCGATCGCCTGTTCGTGACGGGGAAGAATTGGGCCAAGCTGTTCGAGATAAAGGTTGTGAAGTGA
- a CDS encoding DUF2849 domain-containing protein yields MKILTGNDLGTGDVIWWAGDGWSRQVGDSVDVGDKGDELARAEEAALRVVGAYVIDATVTDEGVRPAHIKDRIRALGPTVRPDLTLKPNDADAGNWVI; encoded by the coding sequence GTGAAGATTTTGACCGGCAATGACCTCGGCACCGGGGACGTGATCTGGTGGGCGGGCGACGGCTGGTCGCGGCAGGTCGGGGACTCCGTCGACGTGGGCGACAAGGGCGACGAACTGGCCCGAGCCGAGGAAGCCGCGCTGCGCGTTGTCGGCGCTTATGTGATCGATGCGACCGTGACCGACGAAGGCGTCCGTCCGGCCCATATCAAGGACCGTATCCGCGCTCTGGGGCCGACTGTTCGCCCTGACCTGACGCTGAAACCGAATGACGCCGATGCCGGCAACTGGGTGATCTGA
- the cobA gene encoding uroporphyrinogen-III C-methyltransferase has product MAETPPATVTLVGAGPGDPELLTLRAARLIGEAEVIVHDGLVSTEILALASPYAELISVAKQRSRHSVPQDGINALLVELALAGRKVVRLKGGDPFIFGRGGEEMEACRAAGVPVEIVPGISAAIGCAAQAQLPLTHRNAASAVTFVAGQCKGLTDQDWSGLAGAGRTLVIYMGVATAADIADKLIADGVSPGIPVAVLENGTRADMRTLRTLLADLGDMVVREKVESPALIVVGDVTAYALAQDVLAGWAAQANNGAEMLS; this is encoded by the coding sequence ATGGCTGAAACTCCACCTGCCACTGTCACCCTTGTCGGCGCCGGTCCGGGCGATCCGGAACTGCTGACTCTGCGCGCGGCGCGCCTGATCGGTGAGGCGGAGGTGATCGTGCATGACGGGCTGGTCTCGACCGAGATATTGGCGCTCGCCTCTCCGTATGCCGAGCTGATTTCGGTCGCCAAGCAGCGCAGCCGCCATTCCGTGCCGCAGGACGGGATCAACGCCCTGCTGGTCGAACTGGCGCTCGCCGGGCGGAAGGTGGTGCGGCTGAAAGGCGGCGATCCCTTCATCTTCGGGCGCGGCGGCGAGGAAATGGAAGCCTGCCGCGCTGCCGGCGTGCCGGTCGAAATCGTGCCGGGCATCAGCGCGGCGATCGGTTGCGCGGCGCAGGCGCAATTGCCCCTCACCCATCGCAATGCGGCCAGCGCCGTCACCTTCGTCGCGGGGCAATGCAAGGGGCTGACCGATCAGGACTGGTCGGGACTGGCGGGCGCGGGCCGCACGCTCGTTATCTATATGGGCGTGGCGACGGCGGCGGATATTGCCGACAAGCTGATCGCGGATGGCGTATCGCCGGGAATTCCGGTGGCGGTGCTGGAAAATGGCACGCGCGCCGACATGCGGACTTTGCGCACCTTGCTCGCCGATCTGGGCGACATGGTGGTGCGGGAAAAGGTTGAGAGCCCGGCGCTGATTGTCGTTGGGGACGTAACGGCCTATGCGCTGGCGCAGGATGTGCTGGCCGGGTGGGCCGCGCAGGCAAATAATGGGGCGGAGATGCTTTCGTGA
- the ygfZ gene encoding CAF17-like 4Fe-4S cluster assembly/insertion protein YgfZ gives MTGTTLTDRALLRISGEEAKIFLQGLLTRDVPGLKEGEPRWTALLTPQGKALFDFILWADGDDVLIDCEAAQVDALAKRLTLYRLRRKVVIAREEALAVHWALAAQDKPFDPRLPQLGHRWIAPPDEGDASAAFRAHRLSLGVFEGAGELGQDQILWLETNAAELGGVDYDKGCYVGQENTARMHYRNKVNRRLVAVPIAEADEKRQKAALPDLGLSIELRRVEDIDPAALPGWLSGAMAEQAAE, from the coding sequence ATGACCGGCACCACCCTAACCGACCGCGCGCTCCTCAGAATTTCGGGCGAGGAAGCGAAAATCTTTCTGCAAGGCCTGCTGACGCGAGATGTGCCGGGGCTGAAGGAGGGCGAACCGCGCTGGACCGCGCTGCTGACGCCGCAGGGCAAGGCGCTGTTCGACTTCATCCTTTGGGCTGATGGGGATGATGTCTTGATCGATTGTGAAGCCGCGCAGGTCGATGCGCTGGCCAAGCGCCTGACACTCTATCGGCTGCGGCGCAAGGTCGTGATCGCGCGAGAGGAGGCTCTGGCCGTGCACTGGGCGCTGGCGGCACAGGATAAGCCCTTCGATCCACGCCTACCCCAACTCGGACATCGCTGGATCGCGCCGCCGGATGAGGGCGACGCTTCGGCGGCATTCCGGGCGCACCGGCTGTCGCTGGGCGTGTTCGAAGGGGCCGGCGAACTGGGGCAGGACCAGATTTTATGGCTCGAAACCAATGCCGCGGAACTGGGCGGCGTCGATTATGACAAGGGCTGCTATGTCGGGCAGGAAAACACCGCCCGCATGCATTATCGCAACAAGGTGAACCGGCGCCTGGTGGCTGTGCCGATCGCTGAAGCCGATGAGAAGCGCCAGAAAGCAGCGCTGCCCGACCTTGGCCTGTCGATCGAATTGCGGCGGGTGGAGGATATCGATCCCGCCGCCTTGCCCGGCTGGCTCTCCGGCGCGATGGCGGAGCAGGCCGCCGAATGA
- a CDS encoding DUF2093 domain-containing protein produces the protein MADIQGLAVLHYDTPHFDIVRPGQFVLCAVSGARIELDDLKYWSAEFQEAYRGPEEATQSFLKHRGSTFR, from the coding sequence ATGGCGGATATTCAGGGACTGGCGGTGCTGCATTACGACACGCCGCATTTCGACATCGTGCGCCCGGGGCAGTTCGTGCTCTGTGCCGTTTCGGGTGCGCGGATCGAGCTGGACGACCTCAAATATTGGAGCGCGGAGTTCCAGGAGGCCTATCGCGGGCCGGAAGAGGCGACACAGTCCTTTTTGAAGCATCGGGGTTCGACATTCCGATAA
- a CDS encoding glycosyltransferase, whose protein sequence is MEDFTARQSRQTDEPPRLLHVHGSFSLGGKEARAVRLMNLWGERAHHSIVSAAPHLMSARDAIDPATPVDFPEPPPLAGKPGIKRFRAIARFLSGYDLILSYNWGAMDAVMAHRIHGGPPLIHHEDGFNADEAAGLKPQRNLYRRLALQRAHALVIPSIRLDAIARMVWRQPVAKVHLIRNGIDTVRYAQPPLPNAIPALHRTPGKLLVGTVAGLRAVKNIRRLVRAVAPHRNHLQLVVVGEGPERDAILAEAKAHGLDDICMAGFMSEPWRFMGLFDIFALSSDSEQFPFSLIEAMAAGLPIASMDVGDVANMVAPENRAFVVPDEAALASALEALASDPDIRQRLGEANRQRARRDFTEAAMVDAYASLYGQALSSPHILR, encoded by the coding sequence ATGGAAGATTTCACGGCTCGACAATCACGGCAGACAGATGAGCCGCCCCGGTTGCTTCACGTCCACGGCAGCTTCTCCCTGGGTGGCAAGGAAGCGCGGGCCGTCCGCCTCATGAATCTTTGGGGAGAGCGCGCCCATCACAGCATCGTCAGCGCGGCGCCTCATCTGATGAGCGCTCGCGACGCCATTGATCCGGCAACGCCGGTCGATTTTCCCGAGCCGCCTCCACTCGCGGGCAAGCCCGGCATCAAGCGCTTCAGGGCGATCGCGCGGTTCCTGTCGGGATATGACCTGATCCTCAGCTATAATTGGGGTGCGATGGACGCGGTGATGGCGCATCGCATCCATGGCGGCCCTCCGCTGATCCACCATGAAGACGGCTTCAACGCGGACGAGGCGGCTGGGCTCAAGCCCCAGCGCAACCTCTATCGCCGCCTCGCGCTCCAGCGCGCCCATGCGCTGGTGATCCCGTCGATCCGTCTCGACGCCATCGCCCGCATGGTGTGGCGTCAGCCCGTCGCCAAGGTGCACCTGATCCGCAACGGCATAGACACGGTACGCTATGCGCAGCCACCTCTGCCCAACGCCATTCCCGCCCTTCATCGCACGCCCGGCAAGCTGCTGGTCGGCACGGTTGCGGGTCTGCGCGCCGTCAAGAATATTCGCCGCCTCGTCCGCGCCGTCGCCCCGCATCGCAACCACCTGCAACTGGTGGTGGTGGGGGAGGGGCCGGAACGCGATGCCATATTGGCCGAAGCCAAAGCCCATGGCCTGGACGATATCTGCATGGCTGGCTTCATGAGCGAGCCCTGGCGCTTCATGGGGCTATTCGACATTTTCGCGCTATCCTCCGACAGCGAGCAATTTCCGTTCTCGCTGATCGAGGCGATGGCGGCGGGCCTCCCCATCGCATCGATGGATGTAGGCGACGTCGCCAATATGGTTGCGCCGGAAAACCGGGCGTTCGTCGTTCCGGATGAGGCGGCTCTGGCCTCCGCCCTCGAAGCCCTGGCCAGCGACCCCGACATTCGCCAACGGTTGGGTGAAGCCAACCGCCAGCGCGCCCGGCGCGATTTCACGGAAGCCGCCATGGTCGACGCCTATGCAAGCCTTTATGGGCAGGCACTATCCAGCCCCCATATTTTGCGGTAG